In Arthrobacter woluwensis, a single genomic region encodes these proteins:
- the glgB gene encoding 1,4-alpha-glucan branching protein GlgB has translation MTPTPEAAAPAPLPIDQATLGQVAHGEHHAPHSVLGAHLDDRGVVTFRTVKHLAEAVTVILADDARIPLQHEGFGVWVGTYVSPDGAHVPDYRLEVAYENAEPVVVDEPYRYLPTLGELDLHLIQEGRHETLWTVLGARVQHYSSVMGDVEGVSFAVWAPNAQAVRVIGDFNSWDGRQHSMRSLGSSGVWELFIPGLGPGTRYKFALRTKHGHWVEKADPLAFGTEVPPMTASVVVERSYEFKDQEWMAARAARDPHNSPMSVYEVHLGSWRLGLSYRELARELVEYVQWLGFTHVEFMPVAEHPFGGSWGYQVTSYYAPTSRFGHPDEFRFLVDALHQAGIGVIMDWVPAHFPKDEWALARFDGEPLYEHADPRLGEHPDWGTYIFNFGRKEVRNFLVANALYWLEEFHVDALRVDAVASMLYLDYSREEGQWVPNRFGGRENLDAISFLQETNATVYKRNPGAVTIAEESTAFPGVTAPTSQGGLGFGLKWNMGWMHDSLAYIAEDPVNRRWHHNTITFSLVYAFTENFLLPISHDEVVHGKGSMLRKMPGDRWQQLANLRAFLAYQWAHPGKQLIFMGTEFGQEAEWSEQHGLDWWLAEGPDHRGVQLLVKQLNAIYQDTPALWEQDNTGEGYRWINGGDADRNVLSFIRVSADGEQLVCAVNFGGAPHHDYALGFPAEGEWVEILNTDAHEFGGSGVTNGGTVVADNGPWDGQPASAKVTLPPLGAVYFTKLA, from the coding sequence ATGACCCCCACCCCGGAAGCCGCTGCGCCGGCTCCCCTGCCGATCGATCAGGCCACGCTGGGCCAGGTGGCTCATGGTGAACATCACGCTCCGCACTCCGTGCTCGGCGCCCACTTGGACGACCGCGGCGTCGTCACCTTCCGCACCGTCAAGCACCTCGCCGAGGCGGTGACGGTCATCCTCGCCGACGACGCGCGGATCCCCCTCCAGCACGAGGGCTTCGGCGTCTGGGTGGGCACCTACGTCTCGCCCGACGGCGCGCACGTGCCGGACTACCGGCTCGAGGTCGCCTACGAGAACGCCGAGCCCGTCGTGGTCGATGAGCCGTATCGCTACCTGCCGACCCTGGGCGAACTCGACCTCCACCTCATCCAGGAGGGCCGCCACGAGACGCTGTGGACCGTGCTCGGCGCCAGGGTGCAGCACTACAGCTCCGTGATGGGCGACGTCGAGGGCGTCTCCTTCGCGGTGTGGGCCCCGAACGCGCAGGCCGTGCGGGTCATCGGCGACTTCAACTCCTGGGACGGCCGCCAGCACTCGATGCGTTCGCTCGGATCGAGTGGGGTGTGGGAGCTCTTCATCCCGGGGCTCGGCCCCGGGACCCGCTACAAGTTCGCCTTGCGCACGAAGCATGGCCACTGGGTGGAGAAGGCGGATCCGCTGGCCTTCGGCACCGAGGTCCCGCCGATGACCGCGTCCGTGGTGGTGGAGCGCTCCTATGAGTTCAAGGACCAGGAGTGGATGGCCGCCCGCGCCGCGAGAGACCCTCACAATTCGCCCATGAGCGTCTACGAGGTCCACCTCGGCTCCTGGCGCCTGGGCCTGAGCTATCGCGAGCTCGCACGAGAGCTGGTCGAGTACGTCCAGTGGCTCGGCTTCACCCATGTGGAGTTCATGCCGGTGGCGGAGCATCCCTTCGGCGGCTCCTGGGGTTACCAGGTCACGTCCTACTACGCGCCGACCTCGCGATTCGGGCATCCCGACGAGTTCCGCTTCCTCGTGGACGCGCTGCACCAGGCCGGGATCGGCGTGATCATGGACTGGGTCCCCGCGCACTTCCCCAAGGATGAGTGGGCGCTGGCCCGATTCGACGGAGAACCGCTGTACGAGCACGCGGATCCTCGTCTGGGTGAGCACCCGGACTGGGGCACGTACATCTTCAATTTCGGCCGCAAGGAGGTCCGGAACTTCCTCGTGGCCAACGCGCTGTACTGGCTCGAGGAGTTCCACGTGGACGCCCTCCGCGTCGACGCCGTGGCCTCGATGCTGTACCTGGACTACTCGCGCGAAGAGGGCCAATGGGTGCCCAACCGGTTCGGCGGCCGCGAGAACCTGGACGCCATCAGCTTCCTCCAGGAGACCAACGCCACGGTCTACAAGCGCAACCCGGGTGCCGTGACGATCGCCGAGGAGTCGACCGCGTTCCCGGGCGTCACGGCGCCGACCTCCCAGGGCGGCCTGGGCTTCGGCCTCAAGTGGAACATGGGCTGGATGCACGATTCCCTGGCCTACATCGCCGAGGATCCGGTCAACCGTCGCTGGCACCACAACACCATCACCTTCTCGCTCGTCTACGCGTTCACCGAGAACTTCCTCCTGCCGATCAGCCACGATGAAGTCGTGCACGGGAAGGGGTCGATGCTGCGCAAGATGCCCGGGGACCGCTGGCAGCAGCTCGCCAACCTGCGCGCGTTCCTCGCTTACCAGTGGGCGCATCCGGGTAAGCAGCTGATCTTCATGGGCACCGAGTTCGGTCAGGAAGCCGAATGGAGCGAACAGCACGGGCTCGACTGGTGGCTCGCCGAAGGGCCCGATCACCGCGGCGTCCAGCTTCTGGTCAAGCAGCTCAACGCCATCTACCAGGACACCCCGGCTCTCTGGGAGCAGGACAACACGGGGGAGGGGTACCGCTGGATCAATGGCGGGGACGCCGACCGGAACGTGCTCAGTTTCATCCGGGTGAGCGCCGACGGCGAGCAACTGGTCTGCGCCGTCAACTTCGGGGGTGCGCCCCACCACGACTATGCGCTGGGCTTCCCGGCCGAGGGCGAGTGGGTGGAGATCCTCAACACCGACGCCCACGAGTTCGGCGGTTCTGGGGTCACCAATGGAGGAACGGTGGTGGCGGACAACGGGCCGTGGGACGGCCAGCCGGCCTCGGCGAAGGTGACGCTGCCGCCCCTGGGTGCGGTGTACTTCACAAAACTCGCCTGA
- a CDS encoding phosphotransferase, protein MAAPADELMGLLEHWLPQQRWFPAKGSVVTVSVAAVLPGVSRPERHSEVRVLRLAYPDAQGTPVVTLLQVPLLFLKVTDQAPDDGAALPGDAGLIGAVSSAGGEDGSPAVPGPWHVYDAPQRREYLDEVLASTSLNAHSENPGEHAGIQARRGPDAAKSIALSDPLFSMDPMRSEQSNTSIVLNAQGRGMIVKFFRTLSAGQNPEVELGAVLTRLGTQDVPATLGWLEAHWQDQGVAYQADLAVIHEFLPGGSDAWGAALDAAARGESFARQAHAIGQGTARIHRRLAEGLPVSTAPEGVLSRLAARVRDSWAQVRAVVGPYDAEIEALLTSLSAVPAQPQRIHGDLHLGQILTVQSPSAGAERWIFLDFEGEPLRPISERALPDLPLRDVVGLLRSLDYAAGAAQRQVAGAEVSDGWVAECSAAFLEGYSSVVPGRIDQRSPLFMALWLDKALYEVRYEQSNRPGWLDIPVSAARATLDELAGPDAKGKP, encoded by the coding sequence ATGGCCGCCCCCGCCGACGAGCTCATGGGACTGCTGGAACACTGGCTTCCGCAGCAACGGTGGTTCCCCGCCAAGGGGAGCGTGGTCACGGTGTCCGTGGCCGCCGTGCTTCCCGGTGTCTCGCGGCCGGAGCGGCACTCCGAGGTGAGGGTGCTGCGGCTCGCGTATCCCGATGCGCAGGGCACGCCGGTGGTGACGCTTCTCCAGGTTCCGTTGCTGTTCCTCAAGGTCACGGACCAGGCGCCCGACGACGGCGCCGCGCTTCCCGGCGACGCTGGTCTCATCGGCGCCGTCTCCTCGGCCGGTGGCGAGGACGGCTCGCCGGCCGTGCCGGGCCCGTGGCACGTCTACGACGCCCCGCAGCGCCGGGAGTATCTCGACGAGGTCCTGGCCAGCACCTCACTGAACGCCCATTCGGAGAACCCGGGGGAGCACGCCGGCATCCAGGCCCGTCGCGGCCCCGACGCCGCCAAGAGCATCGCGCTGTCGGACCCGTTGTTCTCGATGGATCCCATGCGGAGCGAACAGTCGAACACCTCGATCGTGCTGAACGCCCAGGGCCGCGGCATGATCGTGAAGTTCTTCCGGACCCTCTCCGCCGGCCAGAACCCCGAAGTCGAACTGGGCGCCGTCCTGACCCGGCTCGGCACCCAGGACGTCCCGGCCACGCTCGGCTGGCTGGAGGCGCATTGGCAGGACCAGGGCGTGGCGTACCAGGCCGATCTGGCGGTCATCCACGAGTTCCTCCCGGGTGGTTCCGACGCGTGGGGCGCAGCGCTGGACGCGGCCGCCCGTGGGGAGTCCTTCGCTCGGCAGGCGCACGCCATCGGGCAGGGGACGGCTCGGATTCACCGCCGCCTCGCCGAAGGACTGCCGGTGTCGACCGCGCCGGAGGGTGTGCTGAGCCGACTGGCCGCGAGGGTGCGGGACAGCTGGGCTCAGGTGCGCGCCGTCGTCGGGCCGTACGACGCCGAGATCGAGGCGCTCCTGACCTCGCTGTCAGCCGTCCCGGCGCAGCCGCAGCGGATCCACGGCGACCTGCATCTCGGCCAGATCCTCACCGTGCAGTCACCGTCCGCCGGCGCGGAGCGGTGGATCTTCCTGGACTTCGAAGGTGAGCCGCTGCGGCCCATCTCCGAGCGGGCGCTCCCGGACCTGCCCTTGCGGGATGTGGTCGGGCTGCTCCGTTCACTGGATTACGCCGCCGGGGCCGCTCAGCGCCAGGTCGCGGGAGCCGAGGTCTCCGACGGGTGGGTGGCCGAGTGTTCGGCCGCCTTCCTGGAGGGTTATTCGAGTGTGGTGCCCGGGAGGATTGACCAGCGTTCTCCCCTTTTCATGGCATTGTGGCTGGACAAGGCCCTGTACGAGGTCCGTTACGAGCAGAGCAACCGCCCCGGCTGGCTGGACATCCCGGTCAGCGCGGCACGTGCGACGCTGGACGAACTCGCAGGTCCCGACGCGAAAGGGAAACCATGA